In the Gossypium arboreum isolate Shixiya-1 chromosome 10, ASM2569848v2, whole genome shotgun sequence genome, one interval contains:
- the LOC108463100 gene encoding DNA replication complex GINS protein PSF2 has translation MAGQSDPHISLFSAEEVEFMAEDELIEIVPNMRMDPLNFICGDFGPFLPQIASQVPLWLAVALKKRGKCAIRPPQWMSVENLTRVLEGERESQGAFQVLPFHYVEISRLLFDHAREDIPDMYMVRSLIEDIRDVRIHKVETSLEKFSGTSAVKIPNLSAMEVNIIRPFVGRALQAFYKHDNPEKIPDVDRASSAQTRAANNEPRRQLRR, from the exons ATGGCTGGCCAATCTGATCCTCATATCTCTCTTTTCTCAGCCGAAGAG GTGGAATTTATGGCTGAAGATGAACTGATAGAGATTGTCCCAAACATGCGAATGGATCCTCTCAATTTCATCTGC GGTGATTTTGGTCCATTTTTACCGCAAATAGCATCCCAGGTGCCGTTGTGGCTCGCGGTGGCTTTAAAGAAGAGAGGAAAATGCGCAATTCGGCCTCCTCAGTGGATGTCAGTTG AAAATTTGACCCGGGTTTTGGAAGGAGAACGAGAATCTCAAGGGGCATTTCAGGTGCTTCCATTTCATTATGTGGAGATATCTAGACTTCTCTTTGATCA TGCACGTGAAGACATTCCTGACATGTATATG GTGAGATCTCTTATTGAAGACATAAGGGATGTACGGATTCATAAAGTTGAGACTAGCTTGGAGAAGTTCAGTGGGACATCTGCTGTGAAA ATTCCAAATTTATCTGCTATGGAAGTGAATATAATTCGTCCGTTCGTGGGGAGGGCCTTACAGGCATTTTATAAGCATGATAATCCAGAGAAAATACCAGATGTAGATAGAGCATCTAGTGCACAGACCCGAGCAGCTAACAATGAGCCAAGA CGGCAACTGAGGAGATAA
- the LOC108464048 gene encoding DNA topoisomerase 2 isoform X2 — protein sequence MVADSKLPLQSSNNVNTKASKTIEETYQKKTQLEHILLRPDTYIGSIEQHTQRLWVYENDEMVHRDIKYVPGLYKIFDEILVNAADNKQRDPSMDSIKVVIDAEQNLISVYNNGDGVPVEIHQEEKVYVPELIFGHLLTSSNYDDNVKKTTGGRNGYGAKLTNIFSTEFVIETADGKRQKKYKQVFKNNMGNKTEPVITKCKEGENWTRVTFKPDLAKFNMTHLEDDVVALMRKRVFDLAGCLGKTVKVELNGKRIAVKSFLDYVNLYLSAASKNRSEPLPRISEKVNARWEVCVSLSEGQFQQVSFVNSIATIKGGTHVDYVTNQISNYVMNAVNKKNKNANVKAHNVKNHLWVFVNALIDNPAFDSQTKETLTLRQSSFGSKCELPEDFLKKVAKSGVVDNLLQWAEFKHSKDLKKTDGTKSGSIRGIPKLDDANEAGGRNSDKCTLILTEGDSAKSLAVAGLSVVGRNHYGVYPLRGKLLNVREASHKQLMENAEIQNLKRILGLQQNKEYTDVKSLRYGHLMIMTDQDHDGSHIKGLLINFIHSFWPSLLKVKSFMVEFITPIVKATRKVNKQEEELCFYTMPEYQAWKESLGNNAKSWKIKYYKGLGTSTGPEGKKYFKDIDKHMKEFVWEGDRDGDAIELAFSKKKIEARKNWLRQFEPGTHLDHNDKLINYSDFINKELILFSMADLQRSIPSMVDGLKPGQRKILFCAFKRNFVHEAKVSQFSGYVSEHSAYHHGEQSLCSTIVGMAQDFVGSNNINLLRPGGQFGTRNQGGKDAASARYIFTNLTTITRYLFRKDDDGLLDYLNEDGQSIEPSWYVPVIPMVLVNGSEGIGTGWSSYIPNYNPRDIVANVRRLLNGEPMEPMHPWYRGFKGTIEKTASKESGVTYTISGIVEEVDETTLKITELPIRRWTQDYKEFLESIITANDSFIKEFKQYSDDRTVHFEVFMTEENMMLAKQEGLMKKFKLTTTVSTSNMHLFDSRGMIKKYDTPEEILDEFYHLRLEFYEKRRKHMLDTLELELLKMDNKVRFILDVVKGNIIVNNRKRADLFLELQEKGFTPFPKKTKGVEVAVAGDIDHEGEPELSPEATRASDYDYLLSMAIGTLTLEKVQELCSDRDKLEHEVEELRKHTPKSLWLKDLEELEKQLDEQDQADLEAEEENSKNRAKGGVAGKKARRPVAPKNPKKVNKKDDPQVPEASEISSTTAMEAENVPAVVKPKGRAGAKKKTKKDDSDDDDDNDFDIPDLRERLAKHNIDSSPDNSADMETELFQEPAGKKGPAKRAAATKKNPVISLSESIGEINISDGELEVVEPAPAATKKGGRKPAAPKASKPPAAAKKRGPAAGKQQKLLTQMLKPAAEAEGSGISPEKKVRKMRASPFNKKSGSVLGKTSSSSLSSMPEIDSDEDEEVAVVVEPRARPQRANRTKTTYVVSDSETEEEVNDDSDFEEDED from the exons ATGGTTGCAGATTCGAAGCTCCCGCTGCAAAGCAGCAACAATGTAAACACTAAAGCCTCCAAAACTATAGAGGAAACCTACCAAAAGAAGACCCAATTAGAACACATCCTTCTCCGACCCGATACCTACATCGGTTCCATTGAACAGCACACTCAGCGCCTATGGGTGTACGAGAACGATGAGATGGTCCACCGAGACATAAAGTACGTCCCGGGACTTTACAAGATCTTCGACGAGATCTTAGTCAATGCCGCCGATAATAAACAACGGGATCCATCCATGGATTCCATTAAAGTGGTGATTGATGCGGAGCAGAACTTGATTTCGGTTTACAATAACGGGGATGGAGTTCCCGTTGAGATTCATCAGGAGGAGAAGGTTTATGTCCCGGAGTTGATTTTCGGCCATTTGTTGACTAGCAGTAACTATGACGACAATGTTAAAAAGACGACCGGTGGGAGAAATGGGTACGGAGCTAAGCTTACGAATATATTTTCGACTGAGTTTGTTATCGAAACCGCTGATGGAAAACGGCAGAAGAAGTATAAGCAG GTATTTAAAAACAATATGGGAAACAAAACTGAGCCTGTTATAACAAAATGTAAAGAGGGCGAGAATTGGACAAGGGTTACATTTAAGCCAGACTTGGCCAAATTTAACATGACTCACCTGGAGGATGATGTGGTTGCATTGATGAGGAAGAGGGTGTTTGATTTAGCTGGTTGTCTTGGCAAGACCGTGAAGGTTGAGCTGAATGGGAAACGCATTGCCGTGAAATCATTTCTTGATTATGTCAACCTTTACCTTAGTGCTGCCTCTAAAAATAGGAGCGAGCCTCTCCCAAG GATTTCTGAGAAGGTTAATGCAAGATGGGAAGTTTGTGTTAGTCTCAGCGAAGGGCAGTTTCAACAG GTCAGCTTTGTCAATAGTATTGCTACAATCAAGGGTGGAACCCATGTTGACTATGTTACCAACCAGATATCTAATTATGTGATGAATGCTGTAAATAAGAAGAACAAGAATGCTAATGTCAAAGCACATAATGTGAAGAATCATCTGTGGGTTTTTGTCAATGCTCTTATTGACAACCCTGCTTTTGATTCGCAAACCAAGGAAACTTTGACTCTTCGTCAGAGCAGTTTCGGCTCCAAATGTGAACTTCCTGAAGATTTTTTGAAGAAAG TTGCGAAGTCTGGAGTTGTGGATAATTTGCTCCAGTGGGCAGAATTCAAACATAGCAAAGATCTTAAGAAGACTGATGGAACTAAGTCAGGTAGTATTCGAGGAATCCCCAAGCTAGATGATGCTAATGAAGCTGGCGGACGGAATTCGGACAAATGCACATTGATATTGACGGAAGGGGATTCAGCAAAATCTCTTGCT GTGGCTGGTCTTTCTGTTGTAGGTCGAAACCACTATGGTGTTTACCCACTGAGAGGTAAACTACTGAATGTGAGGGAAGCCAGCCATAAGCAGTTAATGGAGAATGCTGAAATACAAAATCTTAAGCGAATTCTTGGATTGCAGCAGAACAAGGAGTATACTGATGTCAAATCTTTGAGATATGGGCATTTGATGATAATGACTGATCAG GATCATGATGGTTCTCATATCAAAGGGCTGCTGATCAATTTTATTCATTCCTTCTGGCCTTCTTTGCTAAAAGTTAAATCATTCATGGTTGAGTTTATAACTCCTATTGTGAAG GCTACTCGCAAAGTCAACAAACAGGAGGAGGAGTTATGTTTTTATACTATGCCTGAGTACCAAGCTTGGAAGGAAAGTTTGGGGAATAATGCAAAGAGCTGGAAAATAAAGTACTATAAG GGGTTGGGAACCAGCACGGGACCTGAAGGGAAGAAATACTTCAAAGATATTGATAAGCACATGAAAGAGTTTGTATGGGAAGGTGATAGGGATGGTGATGCAATCGAGCTTGCTTTTAGTAAGAAGAAGATAGAAGCAAGGAAGAATTGGCTGCGACAGTTTGAG CCGGGCACGCACCTTGATCACAATGATAAACTCATCAATTATAGCGACTTCATTAATAAGGAACTTATTCTGTTTTCCATGGCTGATCTTCAAAGATCAATTCCTTCCATGGTTGATGGCCTGAAGCCTGGTCAACGGAAGATCCTTTTCTGTGCTTTCAAGAGGAATTTTGTACATGAGGCAAAGGTTTCTCAATTTTCGGGTTATGTTTCGGAGCATTCTGCTTACCATCATGGTGAGCAGAGTCTTTGTAGTACCATTGTTGGAATGGCCCAGGATTTTGTGGGCAGTAACAACATAAATCTTCTTCGTCCTGGGGGTCAATTTGGTACTCGTAACCAG GGTGGCAAAGATGCAGCAAGTGCAAGGTACATTTTTACCAATCTTACTACCATTACTCGATATCTGTTCCGCAAGGATGATGATGGCCTGCTCGATTACTTGAATGAAGATGGCCAATCCATTGAGCCTTCCTG GTATGTACCTGTTATACCAATGGTTCTCGTGAACGGAAGTGAAGGAATTGGGACAGGATGGAGCTCTTATATCCCGAACTATAATCCAAGAGATATAGTGGCAAATGTGAGGCGTTTGCTAAATGGTGAACCAATGGAGCCCATGCATCCGTGGTACCGAGGTTTCAAAGGGACTATTGAGAAAACCGCATCAAAAGAATCTGGTGTTACCTACACCATAAGTGGGATTGTAGAGGAGGTTGATGAGACCACACTGAAAATAACTGAACTTCCAATCCGTAGGTGGACTCAAGATTATAAGGAATTTTTGGAATCCATCATAACAGCAAATGATTCATTCATCAAG GAATTTAAGCAATACAGTGATGATAGAACTGTACATTTTGAGGTCTTCATGACTGAAGAGAACATGATGTTGGCCAAGCAAGAGGGTTTGATGAAGAAGTTTAAGCTAACAACAACTGTTAGCACAAGTAACATGCACTTGTTTGATTCGAGAGGGATGATCAAGAAATATGACACCCCTGAGGAAA TACTTGACGAATTTTATCACTTAAGGCTCGAATTTTACGAGAAACGAAGG AAACATATGTTGGACACTCTTGAACTCGAGTTATTGAAAATGGATAACAAAGTCAGGTTTATCCTTGATGTTGTTAAGGGGAACATCATTGTGAACAATAGGAAGAGAGCTGACTTGTTCCTTGAGCTACAAGAAAAAGGGTTTACTCCATTCCCGAAGAAAACGAAAGGTGTTGAAGTAGCAGTGGCGGGGGATATTGATCATGAAGGGGAACCTGAACTTAGCCCTGAAGCAACAAGGGCAAGTGATTATGACTATCTGTTATCCATGGCAATCGGTACTCTGACCCTTGAGAAGGTCCAAGAGCTTTGTTCTGATAGGGATAAACTTGAGCATGAGGTTGAAGAGTTGAGGAAACACACTCCAAAGTCTTTATGGCTGAAAGATCTTGAAGAACTCGAGAAGCAACTTGAC GAGCAAGATCAAGCAGACCTGGAAGCAGAAGAAGAGAACAGCAAAAACAGAGCGAAGGGAGGTGTAGCTGGCAAGAAGGCTCGAAGACCAGTGGCACCTAAAAACCCGAAGAAGGTAAACAAGAAAGATGACCCACAAGTTCCCGAAGCCTCAGAAATTTCGTCTACGACAGCAATGGAAGCAG AAAATGTTCCTGCTGTTGTTAAACCCAAAGGCCGGGCCGGTGCAAAGAAGAAGACAAAGAAG GATGatagtgatgatgatgatgacaaCGACTTTGATATTCCTGATCTAAGGGAGCGACTTGCCAAGCATAACATCGATTCCTCTCCTGATAATTCCGCTG ATATGGAAACTGAATTGTTTCAAGAACCTGCTGGAAAGAAAGGGCCTGCCAAAAGGGCAGCTGCTACTAAGAAGAATCCTGTCATTTCTCTATCCGAGAGCATAGGCGAAATCAACATCAGCGATGGAGAATTGGAGGTTGTCGAGCCAGCTCCAGCAGCAACAAAGAAAGGAGGACGAAAACCGGCTGCTCCAAAAGCCAGTAAGCCACCTGCAGCAGCAAAGAAAAGAGGTCCAGCAGCAGGCAAGCAACAAAAGCTTTTGACACAAATGCTGAAACCCGCAGCAGAAGCTGAGGGTTCAGGGATATCGCCTGAAAAGAAAGTGAGGAAAATGAGGGCGTCACCGTTCAACAAGAAAAGCGGTTCGGTCTTGGGGAAGACGAGCAGTTCTTCACTGTCTTCAATGCCGGAAATCGATAGCGATGAAGATGAAGAAGTAGCTGTGGTTGTGGAACCAAGAGCTAGACCACAGAGGGCAAACCGGACCAAGACAACTTATGTTGTTAGTGATTCCGAGACTGAGGAAGAAGTTAATGATGACTCAGATTTCGAGGAAGATGAGGATTGA
- the LOC108464048 gene encoding DNA topoisomerase 2 isoform X1: MVADSKLPLQSSNNVNTKASKTIEETYQKKTQLEHILLRPDTYIGSIEQHTQRLWVYENDEMVHRDIKYVPGLYKIFDEILVNAADNKQRDPSMDSIKVVIDAEQNLISVYNNGDGVPVEIHQEEKVYVPELIFGHLLTSSNYDDNVKKTTGGRNGYGAKLTNIFSTEFVIETADGKRQKKYKQVFKNNMGNKTEPVITKCKEGENWTRVTFKPDLAKFNMTHLEDDVVALMRKRVFDLAGCLGKTVKVELNGKRIAVKSFLDYVNLYLSAASKNRSEPLPRISEKVNARWEVCVSLSEGQFQQVSFVNSIATIKGGTHVDYVTNQISNYVMNAVNKKNKNANVKAHNVKNHLWVFVNALIDNPAFDSQTKETLTLRQSSFGSKCELPEDFLKKVAKSGVVDNLLQWAEFKHSKDLKKTDGTKSGSIRGIPKLDDANEAGGRNSDKCTLILTEGDSAKSLAVAGLSVVGRNHYGVYPLRGKLLNVREASHKQLMENAEIQNLKRILGLQQNKEYTDVKSLRYGHLMIMTDQDHDGSHIKGLLINFIHSFWPSLLKVKSFMVEFITPIVKATRKVNKQEEELCFYTMPEYQAWKESLGNNAKSWKIKYYKGLGTSTGPEGKKYFKDIDKHMKEFVWEGDRDGDAIELAFSKKKIEARKNWLRQFEPGTHLDHNDKLINYSDFINKELILFSMADLQRSIPSMVDGLKPGQRKILFCAFKRNFVHEAKVSQFSGYVSEHSAYHHGEQSLCSTIVGMAQDFVGSNNINLLRPGGQFGTRNQGGKDAASARYIFTNLTTITRYLFRKDDDGLLDYLNEDGQSIEPSWYVPVIPMVLVNGSEGIGTGWSSYIPNYNPRDIVANVRRLLNGEPMEPMHPWYRGFKGTIEKTASKESGVTYTISGIVEEVDETTLKITELPIRRWTQDYKEFLESIITANDSFIKEFKQYSDDRTVHFEVFMTEENMMLAKQEGLMKKFKLTTTVSTSNMHLFDSRGMIKKYDTPEEILDEFYHLRLEFYEKRRKHMLDTLELELLKMDNKVRFILDVVKGNIIVNNRKRADLFLELQEKGFTPFPKKTKGVEVAVAGDIDHEGEPELSPEATRASDYDYLLSMAIGTLTLEKVQELCSDRDKLEHEVEELRKHTPKSLWLKDLEELEKQLDEQDQADLEAEEENSKNRAKGGVAGKKARRPVAPKNPKKVNKKDDPQVPEASEISSTTAMEAENVPAVVKPKGRAGAKKKTKKQDDSDDDDDNDFDIPDLRERLAKHNIDSSPDNSADMETELFQEPAGKKGPAKRAAATKKNPVISLSESIGEINISDGELEVVEPAPAATKKGGRKPAAPKASKPPAAAKKRGPAAGKQQKLLTQMLKPAAEAEGSGISPEKKVRKMRASPFNKKSGSVLGKTSSSSLSSMPEIDSDEDEEVAVVVEPRARPQRANRTKTTYVVSDSETEEEVNDDSDFEEDED; this comes from the exons ATGGTTGCAGATTCGAAGCTCCCGCTGCAAAGCAGCAACAATGTAAACACTAAAGCCTCCAAAACTATAGAGGAAACCTACCAAAAGAAGACCCAATTAGAACACATCCTTCTCCGACCCGATACCTACATCGGTTCCATTGAACAGCACACTCAGCGCCTATGGGTGTACGAGAACGATGAGATGGTCCACCGAGACATAAAGTACGTCCCGGGACTTTACAAGATCTTCGACGAGATCTTAGTCAATGCCGCCGATAATAAACAACGGGATCCATCCATGGATTCCATTAAAGTGGTGATTGATGCGGAGCAGAACTTGATTTCGGTTTACAATAACGGGGATGGAGTTCCCGTTGAGATTCATCAGGAGGAGAAGGTTTATGTCCCGGAGTTGATTTTCGGCCATTTGTTGACTAGCAGTAACTATGACGACAATGTTAAAAAGACGACCGGTGGGAGAAATGGGTACGGAGCTAAGCTTACGAATATATTTTCGACTGAGTTTGTTATCGAAACCGCTGATGGAAAACGGCAGAAGAAGTATAAGCAG GTATTTAAAAACAATATGGGAAACAAAACTGAGCCTGTTATAACAAAATGTAAAGAGGGCGAGAATTGGACAAGGGTTACATTTAAGCCAGACTTGGCCAAATTTAACATGACTCACCTGGAGGATGATGTGGTTGCATTGATGAGGAAGAGGGTGTTTGATTTAGCTGGTTGTCTTGGCAAGACCGTGAAGGTTGAGCTGAATGGGAAACGCATTGCCGTGAAATCATTTCTTGATTATGTCAACCTTTACCTTAGTGCTGCCTCTAAAAATAGGAGCGAGCCTCTCCCAAG GATTTCTGAGAAGGTTAATGCAAGATGGGAAGTTTGTGTTAGTCTCAGCGAAGGGCAGTTTCAACAG GTCAGCTTTGTCAATAGTATTGCTACAATCAAGGGTGGAACCCATGTTGACTATGTTACCAACCAGATATCTAATTATGTGATGAATGCTGTAAATAAGAAGAACAAGAATGCTAATGTCAAAGCACATAATGTGAAGAATCATCTGTGGGTTTTTGTCAATGCTCTTATTGACAACCCTGCTTTTGATTCGCAAACCAAGGAAACTTTGACTCTTCGTCAGAGCAGTTTCGGCTCCAAATGTGAACTTCCTGAAGATTTTTTGAAGAAAG TTGCGAAGTCTGGAGTTGTGGATAATTTGCTCCAGTGGGCAGAATTCAAACATAGCAAAGATCTTAAGAAGACTGATGGAACTAAGTCAGGTAGTATTCGAGGAATCCCCAAGCTAGATGATGCTAATGAAGCTGGCGGACGGAATTCGGACAAATGCACATTGATATTGACGGAAGGGGATTCAGCAAAATCTCTTGCT GTGGCTGGTCTTTCTGTTGTAGGTCGAAACCACTATGGTGTTTACCCACTGAGAGGTAAACTACTGAATGTGAGGGAAGCCAGCCATAAGCAGTTAATGGAGAATGCTGAAATACAAAATCTTAAGCGAATTCTTGGATTGCAGCAGAACAAGGAGTATACTGATGTCAAATCTTTGAGATATGGGCATTTGATGATAATGACTGATCAG GATCATGATGGTTCTCATATCAAAGGGCTGCTGATCAATTTTATTCATTCCTTCTGGCCTTCTTTGCTAAAAGTTAAATCATTCATGGTTGAGTTTATAACTCCTATTGTGAAG GCTACTCGCAAAGTCAACAAACAGGAGGAGGAGTTATGTTTTTATACTATGCCTGAGTACCAAGCTTGGAAGGAAAGTTTGGGGAATAATGCAAAGAGCTGGAAAATAAAGTACTATAAG GGGTTGGGAACCAGCACGGGACCTGAAGGGAAGAAATACTTCAAAGATATTGATAAGCACATGAAAGAGTTTGTATGGGAAGGTGATAGGGATGGTGATGCAATCGAGCTTGCTTTTAGTAAGAAGAAGATAGAAGCAAGGAAGAATTGGCTGCGACAGTTTGAG CCGGGCACGCACCTTGATCACAATGATAAACTCATCAATTATAGCGACTTCATTAATAAGGAACTTATTCTGTTTTCCATGGCTGATCTTCAAAGATCAATTCCTTCCATGGTTGATGGCCTGAAGCCTGGTCAACGGAAGATCCTTTTCTGTGCTTTCAAGAGGAATTTTGTACATGAGGCAAAGGTTTCTCAATTTTCGGGTTATGTTTCGGAGCATTCTGCTTACCATCATGGTGAGCAGAGTCTTTGTAGTACCATTGTTGGAATGGCCCAGGATTTTGTGGGCAGTAACAACATAAATCTTCTTCGTCCTGGGGGTCAATTTGGTACTCGTAACCAG GGTGGCAAAGATGCAGCAAGTGCAAGGTACATTTTTACCAATCTTACTACCATTACTCGATATCTGTTCCGCAAGGATGATGATGGCCTGCTCGATTACTTGAATGAAGATGGCCAATCCATTGAGCCTTCCTG GTATGTACCTGTTATACCAATGGTTCTCGTGAACGGAAGTGAAGGAATTGGGACAGGATGGAGCTCTTATATCCCGAACTATAATCCAAGAGATATAGTGGCAAATGTGAGGCGTTTGCTAAATGGTGAACCAATGGAGCCCATGCATCCGTGGTACCGAGGTTTCAAAGGGACTATTGAGAAAACCGCATCAAAAGAATCTGGTGTTACCTACACCATAAGTGGGATTGTAGAGGAGGTTGATGAGACCACACTGAAAATAACTGAACTTCCAATCCGTAGGTGGACTCAAGATTATAAGGAATTTTTGGAATCCATCATAACAGCAAATGATTCATTCATCAAG GAATTTAAGCAATACAGTGATGATAGAACTGTACATTTTGAGGTCTTCATGACTGAAGAGAACATGATGTTGGCCAAGCAAGAGGGTTTGATGAAGAAGTTTAAGCTAACAACAACTGTTAGCACAAGTAACATGCACTTGTTTGATTCGAGAGGGATGATCAAGAAATATGACACCCCTGAGGAAA TACTTGACGAATTTTATCACTTAAGGCTCGAATTTTACGAGAAACGAAGG AAACATATGTTGGACACTCTTGAACTCGAGTTATTGAAAATGGATAACAAAGTCAGGTTTATCCTTGATGTTGTTAAGGGGAACATCATTGTGAACAATAGGAAGAGAGCTGACTTGTTCCTTGAGCTACAAGAAAAAGGGTTTACTCCATTCCCGAAGAAAACGAAAGGTGTTGAAGTAGCAGTGGCGGGGGATATTGATCATGAAGGGGAACCTGAACTTAGCCCTGAAGCAACAAGGGCAAGTGATTATGACTATCTGTTATCCATGGCAATCGGTACTCTGACCCTTGAGAAGGTCCAAGAGCTTTGTTCTGATAGGGATAAACTTGAGCATGAGGTTGAAGAGTTGAGGAAACACACTCCAAAGTCTTTATGGCTGAAAGATCTTGAAGAACTCGAGAAGCAACTTGAC GAGCAAGATCAAGCAGACCTGGAAGCAGAAGAAGAGAACAGCAAAAACAGAGCGAAGGGAGGTGTAGCTGGCAAGAAGGCTCGAAGACCAGTGGCACCTAAAAACCCGAAGAAGGTAAACAAGAAAGATGACCCACAAGTTCCCGAAGCCTCAGAAATTTCGTCTACGACAGCAATGGAAGCAG AAAATGTTCCTGCTGTTGTTAAACCCAAAGGCCGGGCCGGTGCAAAGAAGAAGACAAAGAAG CAGGATGatagtgatgatgatgatgacaaCGACTTTGATATTCCTGATCTAAGGGAGCGACTTGCCAAGCATAACATCGATTCCTCTCCTGATAATTCCGCTG ATATGGAAACTGAATTGTTTCAAGAACCTGCTGGAAAGAAAGGGCCTGCCAAAAGGGCAGCTGCTACTAAGAAGAATCCTGTCATTTCTCTATCCGAGAGCATAGGCGAAATCAACATCAGCGATGGAGAATTGGAGGTTGTCGAGCCAGCTCCAGCAGCAACAAAGAAAGGAGGACGAAAACCGGCTGCTCCAAAAGCCAGTAAGCCACCTGCAGCAGCAAAGAAAAGAGGTCCAGCAGCAGGCAAGCAACAAAAGCTTTTGACACAAATGCTGAAACCCGCAGCAGAAGCTGAGGGTTCAGGGATATCGCCTGAAAAGAAAGTGAGGAAAATGAGGGCGTCACCGTTCAACAAGAAAAGCGGTTCGGTCTTGGGGAAGACGAGCAGTTCTTCACTGTCTTCAATGCCGGAAATCGATAGCGATGAAGATGAAGAAGTAGCTGTGGTTGTGGAACCAAGAGCTAGACCACAGAGGGCAAACCGGACCAAGACAACTTATGTTGTTAGTGATTCCGAGACTGAGGAAGAAGTTAATGATGACTCAGATTTCGAGGAAGATGAGGATTGA